The genomic segment CGCAGACGTGAAAAACGTGGCCAATCCTGAGGCCACGCGCGCTCGGTGGATTGGGTTCCACGGTCTCCACTGGCCACCAGTCACAAAAAAATCAAAAAGCCGGTCGGTTGAAAAGCCGGCCGGCGTTCTGATTCCTTCTTCGCGTCTCAAGCTGTCGACAAGGTGCCGAGGTCTCGACTCGCAGTTTgagaggggcgcgcggcgctgctggcTGGGGAGGGAGGGAGGGTTGGGGACGAGATATGATCGCCCttctcgcgcgggtcgccgtGATCCTGTGCGTCGCCaccccacgcgccgccgcaacGGAGACGTGGGAGCAGCGGCTCAGGCGCGAGAGCATCaaggtggacggcgacgaggtcaccACGAtgagcgtcgaggcgctTCAGGCGCACATCGCGCGTCACGCGCTGGACCAGGAACCGCGGGAGATGTCGGGACCGTGGGTCGACgatcccgcggcgaacgacgaggacgcgaagATGATgctggacgtggacgacgcggcgacaacgacgtcctcgcgcggcccagcgcccgtcccggcgtcgagatgcgccccgcccggcgccaaCCAACTCGTCAAGCGCGGTTGGCAGTACAACGCCTGGAAGTATTatcccgcgccgatcgacgtcgcgaccgcgcccgtGTATTAcagcgtcggcgtcggacgcgaccttacgttcgacgcggcgctgctgaGGGCGCATCCCAACCTGGAGGCGCACGCCTTCGACAACACCCCGGTGGCTTCGCAGTTCGTCAAGGCGCTGGGGCGAGCGGGCGGCgtgccgacgcggtggcgctggcACGAGCTGCTCCTCAGTAGTAGGGACCTGCGGGAGATCGAGGTGGCGCTGCCCAAGGGCAGGAGCGACTCCTtcacgcccgcgtccacaGACGGCGTCTACCACGACCTCGGCGGGAAGGGCGGGCAAACGCGGCGGGTCATCGGCGTCAACGAACGagccgacgggcgcgccaaAAAACTCCCAGCCCGGCCGCTGTGGCGCGTGATGGAGACTCTGTCGCACGCGTACGTGGACGTGCTGAaggtggacgtcgagggcgcggagttcgacgtcgtggacgcgtggGAGGCGTACTACGGCGACCGCGGTCCGCCCGCGTGTCAGCTGCTGTTCGAGTGGCACGAGCGATTCTACCCCAACGGGGGGGGACACGCTTCGGCGGACAAAAAAAGTCAGACGACGAGCGGACGAGGGcttcgcgagggcgcggaggctgcgctcaGCCGCATGGGGTTCAAAAAGGTGGACTGCGACGGGTCGGAGTGCGTGTACTGGAACTGCAACCGCTGCCCGTCGCTGGAGAACTAGTAGACTAGAGCTAATCTTATTACTCTGTTATGATAGTCTAGGATCGGTAGCAGAGCTAACGCGTGTTGACCTTGTTCACGGCTGCGCGAAAGTCGTCGTACGTCGcgaacccccgcgggcgcatGACCTCATTCCACTTACCGTCGATGCGACGCCTCAGTGCCTCGCTCATACCGATCACCCCGCCTCCCACGCATCCCCCGCCGTGACGGACCTtgcccaccccgccgccgcgccagtCGCTCTCGGGGATGCCGCACCGGGCCCACATCTTACGCCGGACGAAGTGGTCGTCGAACGaggtcgcgttcgcgcgcatAAACTCGAAGGATgacgcgtggacgacgcgatcgatctcgcgcggcgtcatGTCGTGAAACCCCAtgaacgacgcgatggcgcggacGCACCGCGGCAGGTCCTCCTTGAGGTCCTCGAAACAGATCATCATAATCTTCTCGCCTTTTCCCTCGCCTTTtccctcgtccccgtcgcgcgcgtccaggTACCCGAGGAAGTGCTGCCAGCAGTGCCCGCTgtggctcgcgccggcgaagatggcgtccgcgaactcctccggcgcgatcgccccggGTTCGATGCCCATGTACGCCGGCAGGAAGTTGTAGAAGGAGTAGAAGACGTCGACGGGGTTCCTCACGACGCACAGGTACTTGGCACCCTTGGCGACGTCTTCCCACCGCTCGTGAGACTTGAACACCCGCGGGTCGCACACGTGGTCCGCGTCCAGGTCCTGGTCGCAGTCCAACGTGAGGATGTCCCACGGCACCACCTGCGTGATCTCGCCgaacgccatcgcgtccatcgacggGTCGTCCCtgccggcgcggacgcatCGTATCTGGTGGCAGATCTGCGTCGTCCACGTGGTGCCGCACTTGGGATACGTGACGACGAACACGTCGGTGGGCCTCGGGACGAACCCTCGGccgttcgcgacggacgaTTCGCTGTGCATCAAGCCGTTGCGGTGTCGCATGAGCTCCAGCGGTGTCAtcgcggcctcgtcgacgcctcccatcgcgcgcgcgtgcgtcggggcGGATCGATGAATGAACGAGTCGAGTCCGGATTGACGGTTGTTAGTACCGTAAACGATGCTTCTGGAGACGCAGCCTTTcaggggacgcgcgcgcggaggaggaagcgcgggggcgggaactcggcgggcggcgtcggatgcggcccgcgccgcggggcgatCGCTTGCACCTctggcgcgtcgccgaggtcgcggcgtcgctgcaggcggcggtggagccgTCGTTCGGTCCGAGATAtaccgacgaggacgacgacgacgctggGTTGGGTCGGAAGGGATGGagcggggcggacgcgctcgagtcgacgcgctcggcgcatcccgcggccgccctgatcgctcgcgtcgtgcgaCAGCACGCGGACAAGTgcggcgacggttcgcgcgccatggtcggcgcgatcgccgcgggcctaaggcgcgcggcggaggcgtgcgGCGATGGCCCTCCCGACgggcccgtcgcgcgcgagaggcgcgcgcggttggtgaacgcgctcgtccgcctctcgcgcggcgacgccgccgcggtgctcttCGAGACGCTGACGCGCGTTGCCGTCGTGGTTCCCGTGCCCCGCCACGgccgatgggcgcggcggcgaagcggcgatgccggcgcggccgacgacgacggtggcaCGCGATGGTggcatcgcgacgacgcctttcgagcggcggcgaggtcagTCGCCGGGACGGTCATagccggcgccgtggcgtcgcgcgaaacgcgcgcgcgactcgcctccgtcgtcgcgtccctcgtcACCAACACCCTGCGCGCCGCATCCGAGGATGACGGGGCATtcgaagacgacgatgacacggctggcggcgacacGGATCACGCGGCTTTCGTCCATCGAACGCTtcgggcgctcgcgtcggacccTCCCCTCGTGCTCGCGCCTGGAGATGGACACCACCCGCGGGCAGGCCAATCCCGCTCGTGCGTCGTGGAGGGCGTGCTGGTgcgtcgtaacggtcgtaacggtcgtcgtgctcgcgtcccgggtgtcgacggcgagtgcggcgtcgtcgtcatgtATCGAACCGCGCCGACCGACGAACtcgacgaccgttacgaccgttacgacgcACCCACGCGTGTTGAACTCGCGTGTTCCGAGACGAGGCTGGCGGGGTGGCGACGGGAGTCCGCGGCGCAACGCGCGGGTGTGttggcgcggcgtcgcgtccggctGGTGTTTTgcacggaggaggcgggggacgacgcggtcgattCATTTGCCGAAAACGGGATCGAAATTGTACAGGGCGTGTCCGAACTCGACGCTCTACGCGTCTGTCGCGTCCTGCGCGTCCTCCCGTGCACCTCCTCGCTCCcgaacgcgctcgagacgTGCGACGTCGGCATCGTGGACGGGCTCTCGGCGCagcgcatcggcggcgacgcgtttgcGTACCTTCGAACCGATCGAGCGTTTACCGGGATAATTCACGGGGTTGATTTTGTTCaagcgagggcggcgaggaacttggtggcccgcgcgctcgccgcggtggcgacggcgtcggtgccgtcCGTGcaccccgtcgcggagctcgcgggggaggaggggcgggcgggtgccgaggggggtgccgagggtgccgacggggtgccgaggggtgGGTCGCTGACGCTGGttcccggcgcgggggcggcggactcgtgcgtcgtcgccgcggtgaaggagcGGCTCGACGAATTACGAGCGGGGAACATGTTGCGGACTCGGGACAaagacggggacgggggttTTCTCCCTCcagccgacgcggcggcgacgacggcggcgtgggaggtgctgctcgcgacggcgcgcgcgtgtccgGCGAtgttggcgtcgtcggcgtgcgatcgacgcgcgcgacggtaccgcgacgaggacggcggcggcggctgcgacgacgacgacgacgacgacgccgccgcgtcgatcgtcgTCCGAACGTGGCCGCCGGTCGACGACAGACAACGttcggacgtcgcggcgattcCTGTCCCAAGTTTTCGCGATCATTCCGGCTCTCGGTCGGTGAAGACCCgttccttctccgccgcgcgtctggTCGCGACCCTGCACGCCgtgaacgcgtccgcgatgcgATCCACCGACCGACGGGTACCCTGCGTCGGCCTGCTCGTTCCAGGCGCGTCGTGCGAGGCGTTCGTGCCgggcaccgcgtcggcgatgttCGACGAGCCGCCCAtccccgacgcgctcgttcgcgcgaTAGAGACGGGGGAACGGCGGTACACGGAAAGTACACAGCTGGCGGACCCGGGGAAGGCGTCGACGTTCGAGGCGTTGGCGGGAAAGTACGCGGCGTTGAtcggcgcgctggacgtcgtgacggcgctggcgaggatAGACGCGGTTCTCCCCGTCACGCGgggcgtctccgtcgcggcgttttCGAGAACCTTTGGAGCGCGTCGACTTCGCGGTTCGAGcttcgagggtgccgagggtgccgagggtgccgactccgacggggacggggcgtcgtcgtacgcggaggatggcgacgataCCGACTTTGACGACGATTGAcggtcgttcgcgtcctCGTTGGATTTGCTAATATGACGCTTAGCTACTAGCTCCACTCCGCGGGATCGAATTCGCCCGACTTACCGGCTGTAGGGGCCCTtacccccgcgcggcgcgtccatgACCGAGGGATCCACGAACGGCGACAGCGCCTTCTCGAACCACAGCCTCTTTCC from the Micromonas commoda chromosome 15, complete sequence genome contains:
- a CDS encoding predicted protein gives rise to the protein MIALLARVAVILCVATPRAAATETWEQRLRRESIKVDGDEVTTMSVEALQAHIARHALDQEPREMSGPWVDDPAANDEDAKMMLDVDDAATTTSSRGPAPVPASRCAPPGANQLVKRGWQYNAWKYYPAPIDVATAPVYYSVGVGRDLTFDAALLRAHPNLEAHAFDNTPVASQFVKALGRAGGVPTRWRWHELLLSSRDLREIEVALPKGRSDSFTPASTDGVYHDLGGKGGQTRRVIGVNERADGRAKKLPARPLWRVMETLSHAYVDVLKVDVEGAEFDVVDAWEAYYGDRGPPACQLLFEWHERFYPNGGGHASADKKSQTTSGRGLREGAEAALSRMGFKKVDCDGSECVYWNCNRCPSLEN
- a CDS encoding predicted protein; translation: MGGVDEAAMTPLELMRHRNGLMHSESSVANGRGFVPRPTDVFVVTYPKCGTTWTTQICHQIRCVRAGRDDPSMDAMAFGEITQVVPWDILTLDCDQDLDADHVCDPRVFKSHERWEDVAKGAKYLCVVRNPVDVFYSFYNFLPAYMGIEPGAIAPEEFADAIFAGASHSGHCWQHFLGYLDARDGDEGKGEGKGEKIMMICFEDLKEDLPRCVRAIASFMGFHDMTPREIDRVVHASSFEFMRANATSFDDHFVRRKMWARCGIPESDWRGGGVGKVRHGGGCVGGGVIGMSEALRRRIDGKWNEVMRPRGFATYDDFRAAVNKVNTR
- a CDS encoding predicted protein, whose protein sequence is MRPAPRGDRLHLWRVAEVAASLQAAVEPSFGPRYTDEDDDDAGLGRKGWSGADALESTRSAHPAAALIARVVRQHADKCGDGSRAMVGAIAAGLRRAAEACGDGPPDGPVARERRARLVNALVRLSRGDAAAVLFETLTRVAVVVPVPRHGRWARRRSGDAGAADDDGGTRWWHRDDAFRAAARSVAGTVIAGAVASRETRARLASVVASLVTNTLRAASEDDGAFEDDDDTAGGDTDHAAFVHRTLRALASDPPLVLAPGDGHHPRAGQSRSCVVEGVLVRRNGRNGRRARVPGVDGECGVVVMYRTAPTDELDDRYDRYDAPTRVELACSETRLAGWRRESAAQRAGVLARRRVRLVFCTEEAGDDAVDSFAENGIEIVQGVSELDALRVCRVLRVLPCTSSLPNALETCDVGIVDGLSAQRIGGDAFAYLRTDRAFTGIIHGVDFVQARAARNLVARALAAVATASVPSVHPVAELAGEEGRAGAEGGAEGADGVPRGGSLTLVPGAGAADSCVVAAVKERLDELRAGNMLRTRDKDGDGGFLPPADAAATTAAWEVLLATARACPAMLASSACDRRARRYRDEDGGGGCDDDDDDDAAASIVVRTWPPVDDRQRSDVAAIPVPSFRDHSGSRSVKTRSFSAARLVATLHAVNASAMRSTDRRVPCVGLLVPGASCEAFVPGTASAMFDEPPIPDALVRAIETGERRYTESTQLADPGKASTFEALAGKYAALIGALDVVTALARIDAVLPVTRGVSVAAFSRTFGARRLRGSSFEGAEGAEGADSDGDGASSYAEDGDDTDFDDD